In the genome of Raphanus sativus cultivar WK10039 chromosome 4, ASM80110v3, whole genome shotgun sequence, one region contains:
- the LOC108853432 gene encoding polygalacturonase-like — MAKNISFPLVIILFSIVLFLINSSNAMPSFNVQRYGARGDGRTDATKPFLTAWSLACRSRARAMVYIPRGTYLVTNLVFWGPCRNHITFKIDGTLVAPPNYWSIGNSGYWILFAKVNRISVSGGTIDARGSGYWSCRKKGGHCPQGARSISFSWCNNVLLSGLTSLNSQNMHVTVHHSSNVRIQNIRIRAPSGSPNTDGIHVQSSSGVTISGGTIATGDDCIALSQGSRNIWIERMNCGPGHGISIGSLGDYFNEEGVQNVTVTSSVFTKTQNGVRIKTWARPSRGFVRNVVFRNLIMRNVENPVIIDQNYCPNGRGCPRQSSGVKISGVTFANIKGTSTTPIAMKLDCSSSNHCTGIRLQDIRLTYMRRSSASYCRNVHGLRSGVVIPRNCL; from the exons ATGGCCAAAAATATCTCTTTTCCTTTAGTCATCATACTATTCTCCattgttttatttcttattaacTCGTCCAACGCAATGCCTTCTTTCAACGTACAAAGATACGGAGCTAGAGGTGATGGACGAACTGATGCGACCAAACCATTTTTGACGGCTTGGTCATTAGCATGCCGCTCAAGGGCTCGAGCCATGGTCTACATTCCCCGTGGAACATACTTGGTTACAAACCTAGTCTTTTGGGGTCCTTGCAGAAACcatattacttttaaaatcgATGGAACGCTCGTGGCTCCGCCGAATTACTGGAGCATAGGTAATTCTGGATACTGGATCCTATTCGCTAAGGTAAACCGAATCTCGGTTTCCGGCGGAACCATTGATGCTAGAGGATCAGGTTATTGGTCTTGTAGAAAGAAAGGTGGTCATTGTCCCCAAGGTGCAAGG TCTATATCGTTTAGCTGGTGCAACAATGTACTACTAAGTGGCCTAACGTCATTGAATAGCCAGAATATGCATGTCACAGTTCATCATTCTTCTAATGTACGGATTCAAAACATAAGGATTAGGGCTCCAAGTGGAAGCCCTAACACCGATGGTATCCACGTCCAGTCTTCTTCTGGAGTCACCATTAGTGGTGGAACCATTGCGACCGGTGATGACTGCATTGCTCTTAGTCAAGGATCTAGGAACATTTGGATCGAACGCATGAACTGTGGACCCGGACATGGAATTAG CATTGGGAGTCTTGGGGATTACTTTAACGAGGAGGGTGTGCAGAATGTAACCGTCACGAGCTCTGTTTTCACCAAGACACAAAATGGAGTAAGGATAAAGACTTGGGCTAGACCGAGCAGAGGGTTTGTGAGGAATGTGgtatttcgaaatttgataaTGAGGAATGTCGAGAATCCAGTGATAATCGATCAAAACTATTGTCCTAATGGAAGAGGCTGCCCTCGTCAG AGCTCTGGTGTGAAGATAAGTGGAGTGACGTTTGCAAACATAAAAGGAACATCAACGACACCAATAGCCATGAAGCTGGATTGTAGTAGCAGTAATCATTGCACAGGAATAAGGCTACAAGACATTAGACTTACTTATATGAGAAGATCATCAGCTTCTTATTGCAGGAATGTCCATGGACTAAGATCTGGAGTAGTGATTCCAAGGAACTGTCTCTGA
- the LOC108854220 gene encoding probable polygalacturonase At2g43860 → MIYKISCLLLSLALIFLDFVLIPSLAKPTPITSLNVLTYGAKPDGSKDSTKAFLAAWEVACASPKPTTIIVPKGRFLVGNLVFQGKKCTDAPISIRIAGSIIAPEDYKVIASSLQWILFDGVTNVSIYGGLLDAQGSSLWKCKNNGGKKCPTGAKTLLFTHSNNITINGLTSINSQKFHIVIEESNNVNIDGVKVSADADSPNTDGIHIENSHSVNITNSRIGTGDDCISIGPGSTYVSIQGIQCGPGHGISIGSLGRSEDEQGVENVIVSNVDFTSTDNGVRIKTWGKYSKSFVRNIVFKHIKMKRVKNPIIIDQHYCLDKPCPKQESGVEISNVRYEDIQGTSNTEVAVMLDCSKEKPCTDIVMGNVNLLLQMVNGSAQASCNNANGLANDVVIPFTPCLKRDMLLT, encoded by the exons ATGATTTACAAAATATcatgtcttcttctttctctagCTCTCATCTTTCTTGATTTCGTTTTAATCCCATCTCTAGCCAAACCGACCCCAATCACATCCCTTAATGTCTTAACCTACGGAGCTAAACCAGATGGCTCAAAAGACTCAACCAAAGCCTTCTTAGCCGCGTGGGAAGTTGCATGTGCCTCTCCTAAGCCTACGACTATTATTGTACCAAAAGGAAGGTTCTTGGTGGGTAACCTTGTATTCCAAGGCAAAAAGTGTACCGACGCTCCTATATCTATTCGTATAGCCGGTTCAATCATTGCTCCGGAGGATTATAAAGTTATCGCAAGCTCACTACAATGGATCTTGTTCGATGGCGTTACTAACGTTTCCATCTATGGTGGATTACTTGATGCGCAAGGCTCTAGTTTGTGGAAATGCAAGAACAATGGTGGCAAAAAATGCCCTACTGGTGCTAAG ACTTTGTTATTTACTCATTCGAATAACATAACTATCAACGGTTTAACGTCGATCAACAGCCAGAAGTTCCATATAGTTATCGAGGAGAGCAATAACGTCAATATTGACGGCGTTAAAGTTTCTGCTGATGCTGATAGCCCAAACACCGATGGGATCCACATCGAGAACTCTCACTCAGTGAACATCACTAACTCGAGAATTGGAACCGGTGACGATTGCATCTCCATCGGTCCAGGATCCACGTATGTTTCTATACAAGGCATTCAATGCGGTCCAGGCCACGGCATTAG TATTGGAAGTCTTGGGAGATCAGAGGACGAACAAGGAGTGGAGAACGTGATTGTGAGTAACGTGGATTTCACGTCAACGGATAACGGAGTTAGGATCAAGACGTGGGGAAAATATAGCAAGAGCTTTGTTAGAAACATTGTTTTCAAACATATTAAGATGAAGAGGGTCAAGAACCCGATCATCATAGACCAACACTATTGTCTTGACAAACCTTGCCCTAAACag GAATCTGGAGTTGAAATATCCAATGTTAGATATGAAGATATACAAGGAACATCGAATACGGAAGTGGCGGTTATGTTGGATTGCAGTAAGGAGAAACCATGTACCGATATTGTAATGGGTAATGTGAATCTCCTCTTGCAAATGGTTAATGGATCGGCTCAGGCTTCTTGCAATAATGCAAATGGATTAGCAAACGACGTCGTTATCCCGTTCACTCCTTGTCTAAAGAGAGACATGCTTCTGACATGA
- the LOC108849048 gene encoding polygalacturonase-like — translation MDHNGNKLVAALLMFLSSFLLMRTSMAANNYNVVNFGAKPDGRTDSTKAFLSAWQAACRSAASVTITVPRGSFLLKPVEFRGPCRGRITFQISGTLVAPSDYRGLGNSGYWILFVKVNRISINGGKLDARGASFWACRKAGKSCPAGARSMTFNWANDVVVSGLTSINSQVTHLVINSCNNVIVRKVKLVAPDQSPNTDGLHVQASTGVTVTDSTFQTGDDCISIGPGTRNLYMSKLNCGPGHGISIGSLGRDANEAGVQNITLINSVFSGSDNGVRIKTWARQSTGFVRNVLFQNLVMKNVQNPIIVDQNYCPTHQGCPKQGSGVKISQVVYRNIQGTSRTQQALTFDCSRSNPCQAIKLHDIKLTFNGRSATSTCKNIKGVKAGVVMPQGCL, via the exons ATGGATCATAATGGTAATAAGCTTGTAGCTGCTTTGCTGATGTTCTTGTCAAGCTTCTTGCTGATGAGGACATCAATGGCTGCTAACAACTATAATGTCGTTAACTTCGGTGCTAAACCGGACGGTCGTACCGATTCCACAAAAGCCTTCCTCAGCGCGTGGCAAGCGGCTTGCCGTTCAGCTGCAAGTGTCACAATAACGGTCCCAAGAGGGAGCTTCTTGTTAAAACCGGTGGAGTTTCGTGGTCCGTGCCGCGGTAGAATCACGTTTCAGATCTCTGGAACGCTTGTAGCTCCTTCTGATTACCGTGGTTTGGGTAATTCCGGTTATTGGATCTTGTTTGTGAAAGTAAACCGGATCTCGATCAATGGAGGAAAATTAGATGCTAGAGGTGCTTCTTTTTGGGCTTGTCGAAAAGCAGGAAAGAGTTGTCCTGCTGGAGCCAGA TCGATGACGTTTAACTGGGCAAACGACGTCGTAGTAAGCGGCCTAACCTCAATAAACAGCCAAGTAACACATTTAGTTATAAACAGCTGCAACAATGTAATTGTTCGGAAAGTAAAGCTAGTGGCTCCAGACCAAAGTCCCAACACAGATGGCCTCCATGTCCAAGCATCTACTGGTGTGACCGTAACCGATAGCACGTTTCAAACAGGAGACGACTGCATCTCTATTGGTCCAGGAACTCGTAACCTCTACATGTCTAAACTCAATTGCGGTCCAGGGCATGGGATCAG TATTGGGAGTCTAGGGAGAGATGCTAATGAAGCTGGAGTACAGAACATAACGTTGATAAACTCTgttttttcgggttcggataatggTGTTCGGATCAAGACATGGGCTAGACAAAGCACAGGTTTTGTGAGAAACGTTTTGTTTCAGAATCTGGTCATGAAAAACGTTCAGAATCCAATCATTGTTGATCAGAATTATTGTCCCACTCATCAAGGTTGTCCTAAACAG GGCTCTGGTGTGAAGATTAGCCAGGTTGTTTATAGAAACATTCAAGGGACGTCTCGAACACAACAAGCTTTAACGTTTGATTGCAGTCGTAGTAATCCATGCCAAGCAATTAAATTGCACGACATTAAGCTAACGTTCAACGGACGGTCGGCTACCTCTACGTGTAAGAATATTAAGGGAGTTAAGGCTGGTGTGGTAATGCCACAAGGTTGTCTTTGA
- the LOC108851066 gene encoding polygalacturonase-like produces MASLLVLFVFFFISSCSAQSYNVLSFGAKPDGKTDATKEFMAVWKTSCASSRPVTIVVPKGRFLLRSLNFDGSKCKPKPITLRIEGTLVAPADYRVIGNEDYWILFQHLDGVTVYGGHVFPVLDAQGTSLWGCKKSGKNCPRGATTIGFQSSNNVVVSGLTSLNSQMFHVVINGCNNVKLKGVKVLAAGNSPNTDGIHVQSSSIVSIFNTKISTGDDCVSIGPGTNGLWIENVACGPGHGISIGSLGKDAVESGVQNVTVKTATFTGTQNGVRIKTWARPSSGFARNIRFHHCVMNNVDNPIIIDQNYCPRNENCPRQVSGIKISDVLFVDIHGTSATEVGVRLDCSPKKPCTGIRLKDVKLSYRNKPAASACVHAGGIEAGLFQPNCL; encoded by the exons ATGGCTTCACTTCTTGtcctcttcgtcttcttcttcatctcctcttGTTCTGCTCAATCCTACAATGTCTTGTCTTTCGGAGCTAAACCGGACGGAAAGACAGACGCAACCAAAGAGTTTATGGCGGTTTGGAAAACCTCTTGTGCCTCGTCTCGTCCCGTGACCATTGTGGTTCCTAAAGGCCGGTTCTTGTTAAGGAGCCTTAATTTCGACGGTTCCAAGTGCAAGCCCAAGCCCATCACGTTGCGTATCGAAGGTACATTGGTGGCTCCGGCTGATTATAGAGTTATCGGTAATGAAGATTACTGGATTCTTTTCCAGCATCTTGACGGAGTCACCGTCTACGGTGGA CACGTTTTTCCAGTTCTTGACGCTCAAGGAACTTCTCTATGGGGTTGTAAAAAATCCGGCAAGAATTGCCCTAGAGGAGCCACG ACCATAGGGTTTCAGAGCTCAAACAACGTCGTGGTCTCCGGGCTGACGTCACTCAACAGCCAGATGTTCCACGTTGTCATCAACGGTTGCAACAACGTAAAGCTTAAAGGAGTCAAAGTATTAGCCGCAGGAAACAGCCCCAACACAGACGGTATCCACGTCCAGTCTTCCTCCATCGTCTCTATCTTCAATACGAAAATTTCCACCGGCGACGATTGTGTCTCCATCGGTCCCGGAACTAACGGTCTCTGGATCGAGAATGTCGCATGTGGCCCCGGTCACGGCATCAG CATTGGGAGCCTGGGGAAAGATGCAGTGGAGTCAGGTGTACAGAACGTGACTGTGAAAACGGCGACGTTTACAGGAACGCAAAACGGAGTGAGGATTAAAACATGGGCCAGGCCCAGTAGTGGATTCGCTAGGAACATCCGTTTTCATCATTGTGTAATGAACAACGTAGACAACCCCATAATTATTGACCAGAACTACTGTCCTCGTAACGAAAATTGCCCTCGCCAG gTTTCGGGTATCAAAATCAGCGATGTGTTGTTCGTAGATATACATGGAACATCGGCAACTGAAGTTGGAGTGAGACTTGATTGTAGTCCTAAGAAACCGTGCACAGGAATTCGACTTAAGGATGTGAAATTATCGTACCGTAATAAACCGGCTGCGTCAGCTTGTGTTCATGCAGGAGGGATAGAAGCTGGATTGTTTCAGCCAAACTGCCTCTGA
- the LOC108854219 gene encoding probable polygalacturonase At2g43860, with translation MNNKTSCLLLLPLVLIFLDFILISSLAKPTPVTSLNVLTYGAKPDGSKDSTKAFLAAWEVACASAKPTTIIVPEGRFLVGNLVFQGKKCTDAPISIRIAGSIIAPEDYKVIASSRQWILFDGVTNVSIYGGLLDARGSSLWKCKNNGGKKCPTGAKTLLFTHSNNISINGLTSINSQKFHIVIDESNNVNIDGVKVSADADSPNTDGIHIEKSHSVNITNSRIGTGDDCISIGPGTTYVSIQGIQCGPGHGISIGSLGRSEDEQGVENVMVSNVDFTSTDNGVRIKTWGKDSKSFVRNIVFQHIKMKMVKNPIIINQHYCLDKPCPKKESGVKISNVRYEDIHGTSKTEVAVMLDCSKEKPCTDIVMDNVNLVQIDNGSAKSSCSNANGLANDVVVPFTPCLKRDQLLT, from the exons ATGAATAACAAAACatcatgtcttcttcttcttcctctagtTCTCATCTTCCTTGATTTCATTTTAATCTCATCACTAGCCAAGCCGACTCCAGTTACATCCCTCAATGTCTTAACCTACGGAGCTAAACCAGATGGCTCAAAAGACTCAACCAAAGCCTTCTTAGCCGCGTGGGAAGTCGCATGTGCCTCTGCTAAGCCTACAACTATTATTGTACCAGAAGGAAGGTTCTTGGTGGGTAACCTTGTATTCCAAGGCAAAAAGTGTACCGATGCTCCTATATCTATTCGTATAGCCGGTTCAATTATTGCTCCGGAAGATTATAAAGTTATCGCAAGCTCACGACAGTGGATCTTGTTCGATGGCGTCACTAATGTTTCAATCTATGGTGGATTACTTGACGCGCGAGGCTCTAGTTTGTGGAAGTGCAAGAACAATGGTGGTAAAAAATGCCCTACTGGTGCTAAG ACTTTGTTATTTACTCATTCGAATAACATATCTATCAACGGTCTAACGTCGATCAACAGCCAGAAGTTCCATATAGTTATTGACGAGAGCAATAACGTCAATATTGACGGCGTTAAAGTTTCTGCTGATGCTGATAGCCCTAACACCGATGGGATTCACATCGAGAAGTCTCACTCAGTTAATATCACTAACTCAAGAATTGGAACCGGAGACGATTGCATCTCCATCGGTCCAGGAACCACTTATGTTTCCATACAAGGCATTCAATGCGGTCCTGGCCACGGCATTAG TATCGGGAGTCTTGGGAGATCAGAAGACGAGCAAGGTGTGGAGAACGTGATGGTGAGTAACGTGGATTTCACGTCAACGGATAACGGAGTAAGGATCAAGACATGGGGAAAAGATAGCAAGAGCTTTGTTAGAAACATTGTTTTTCAACATATCAAGATGAAGATGGTCAAGAACCCGATCATCATAAACCAACACTATTGTCTTGACAAACCTTGCCCTAAAAAG GAATCTGGAGTTAAAATATCAAATGTGAGATATGAAGATATACATGGGACATCGAAAACGGAGGTGGCGGTTATGTTGGATTGTAGTAAGGAGAAACCATGTACCGATATTGTAATGGACAATGTGAATCTCGTGCAAATAGATAATGGATCGGCTAAGTCTTCTTGCAGTAATGCGAATGGATTAGCTAATGATGTCGTTGTACCCTTCACTCCTTGTCTAAAGAGAGACCAACTTCTGACATGA